In the genome of Phycisphaerae bacterium RAS1, one region contains:
- a CDS encoding Microbial collagenase precursor: MLNWNSALACTLVLIVVATFADLAAASTVPGDAAISAAAGDQSAPAIARGGDLMLAVWSDTRAIVTGGYEGETSRDIYGLRLDAAGNAIDAVPIAIAAGKAAQENPKVAWNGTHWLVVFESYDLSGTGYYYQKSMEAVRVAPSGAVLDSKPIKLFGLTPSGGSYWAMASDGANWVVVNQGSSTSGDIVAVRISAAGAMLDPPTRALVKATYYGRSNLKLAYAAGVFLLSFNDAYVNGTDDTKAVRFDGDLNVLDAALISLLPTPLSDLAANDAGFYIAWNRQEPNFSVVVAGSRVNTSGQKLDGNGVNLSGTTQPYAYAATAVAWDGIDWRITWGEYSTTWIVRVNASGQVIAPGSVAVPGVQTGPSAGTGQGAVQLVWTTYANGNNDIFGATILPSNAPGPVSAISVGAPRQQRSDVAAGDAGYMLVYFSATAAQVRVLAQPLNVNGDPLTASPIQLDAGNPTSGPTYANVAWNGSCYLAAWGNAFGIVGQRLLPDGTALDAAPFVIMSAANKAFGSADVAALGADFLVVGRKVGINAQYIFPAAARVRGSDGAVLDSAPLTLGGSFVGRVPAVVALGGRWLAAWHQNSTHDNPYASTLGAFINADGTTTPAFTIHGPFSTSGGNGVFELALASSGSQALMVQSQELSSGVETDLLARMVGADGTVQPMINLTPWVGNQYKPRAAWDGDQFVVVFQDQRNRLADWTLDQLDARSDLFAMRIGPTGTVLDAQGFVFSATPASETDPNIAARAGVSLLTGSVLDNDSLHANYCIHYERMGVGGNSRPVAAAMAAPAAGDVPIDVAFSSAGSSDSDGMIAFYIWEFGDGASSTQANPTHTYLDAGPFVATLTVTDDGGASTTQTVLVKALAPNQLPVAVATADTYAGVLPLDVVFSAAGSYDPDGFIGNVEWLFSDGGTYWGTTAYHTFTEPGPQTVTMNCYDARGGVGTTSLIINAAGVNLPPVALASATPASGNTPLNVQFSSAGSYDADGAIVTYQWTFGDSSGDISSEPNPVHTYANSGTYVATLTVWDDDNAATSDTVTISAVAAHHVEYGVNLSLGPHYIEHYEQGEQPVGPIEHEDLIVDYGRVAGVANVGFGVNKARIDLAGTNPANPLYFEYGFATSRYWDVLRFDAPALNGTHGFFEVTLYVAGSGFVNLSPEYLTNPDTEFYAFWHAVINASVEGVSDPFGNPIQSVFYAGEWYKGFDSTSLDYFGDPLNTYQQTATIEFIYGEPILVDTFLQVDTQFDNQYALAAGTLDTVIDLGNSSYWGGIRNLRDAQGNPVNNASYSSSSGFDYRQSAAPPARGDLNCDGSVDILDINAFVLAVGDAAAYAAAYPQCDITAGDVNADGAVDILDINPFTALLSGN; the protein is encoded by the coding sequence ATGCTGAATTGGAATAGCGCATTGGCTTGCACGCTCGTGCTCATTGTGGTCGCGACTTTTGCAGACTTGGCGGCTGCGAGTACGGTCCCAGGCGACGCCGCCATTAGCGCCGCGGCAGGCGACCAATCCGCGCCGGCCATCGCACGCGGCGGCGACCTGATGCTCGCGGTGTGGTCCGACACGCGCGCCATCGTCACCGGCGGCTATGAGGGGGAGACTTCGCGCGACATCTACGGCCTTCGGCTGGATGCCGCTGGAAACGCGATCGACGCCGTGCCGATCGCCATCGCGGCCGGAAAGGCGGCGCAGGAAAATCCGAAAGTCGCGTGGAATGGCACGCACTGGCTGGTCGTCTTTGAGAGCTACGACCTCAGCGGCACCGGGTACTACTACCAGAAGTCGATGGAGGCCGTGCGCGTCGCGCCCAGCGGTGCAGTGTTGGATTCCAAGCCCATCAAGCTCTTCGGGCTGACGCCGTCCGGCGGCAGCTATTGGGCGATGGCTTCCGATGGAGCAAACTGGGTCGTCGTCAATCAGGGCAGCTCGACCAGCGGCGATATCGTGGCCGTGCGCATCTCGGCGGCCGGCGCTATGCTCGATCCGCCCACGCGGGCGCTTGTGAAAGCGACCTACTACGGCCGCTCCAACTTGAAGCTGGCCTATGCGGCCGGCGTGTTTCTGCTCTCCTTCAACGATGCCTATGTCAACGGCACGGATGATACGAAGGCGGTGCGCTTTGACGGCGACCTGAACGTGCTGGATGCCGCATTGATCTCCCTGTTGCCCACGCCGCTGAGCGACCTGGCCGCGAATGACGCCGGCTTCTACATCGCCTGGAATCGGCAGGAGCCGAATTTCTCCGTGGTGGTGGCCGGCTCGCGCGTGAACACGAGCGGTCAGAAGCTGGATGGTAACGGCGTCAACCTCTCCGGGACCACGCAGCCTTACGCGTACGCCGCCACGGCGGTCGCATGGGACGGGATCGACTGGCGAATAACCTGGGGCGAGTACAGTACGACGTGGATCGTGCGCGTCAATGCATCGGGGCAGGTGATCGCCCCCGGCAGTGTCGCCGTTCCGGGCGTGCAGACCGGGCCCAGCGCGGGAACCGGTCAGGGCGCCGTTCAGCTCGTCTGGACGACCTACGCCAACGGCAACAACGACATCTTCGGCGCAACGATCCTGCCCAGCAACGCGCCCGGCCCGGTCAGCGCGATTTCGGTCGGCGCTCCACGGCAGCAGCGGTCCGACGTCGCCGCGGGCGATGCCGGCTACATGCTCGTCTATTTCAGTGCGACCGCTGCCCAGGTGCGCGTTCTGGCCCAGCCTCTCAATGTGAATGGTGATCCGCTCACGGCGTCGCCGATTCAGCTCGATGCCGGCAATCCCACCAGCGGCCCGACTTACGCAAATGTCGCCTGGAATGGCTCGTGCTACCTGGCGGCGTGGGGAAATGCCTTCGGCATTGTGGGTCAGCGCCTCCTTCCGGATGGAACCGCGCTGGATGCGGCCCCGTTTGTGATCATGAGCGCGGCAAACAAGGCCTTCGGTTCGGCGGACGTCGCCGCTCTGGGCGCTGATTTTCTCGTCGTCGGTCGCAAGGTCGGAATCAACGCCCAGTACATCTTTCCGGCGGCGGCCCGCGTTCGCGGCTCCGATGGAGCGGTGCTTGATTCAGCGCCGCTGACGCTCGGCGGCTCGTTTGTCGGCCGCGTGCCGGCGGTCGTCGCGCTCGGAGGCCGCTGGCTTGCCGCCTGGCACCAGAACTCCACACACGACAATCCTTACGCCAGCACCCTCGGCGCGTTCATCAATGCGGATGGAACAACGACGCCCGCATTCACGATTCACGGCCCGTTCTCAACGTCTGGCGGCAATGGCGTGTTCGAGCTGGCGCTGGCCTCCAGCGGGAGCCAGGCGTTGATGGTGCAATCCCAGGAGCTTTCATCAGGCGTCGAAACGGACTTGCTGGCCAGGATGGTGGGCGCGGACGGCACGGTTCAGCCGATGATCAACCTCACTCCCTGGGTCGGCAACCAATACAAGCCTCGCGCCGCATGGGATGGCGACCAGTTCGTCGTGGTCTTCCAGGACCAGAGAAACCGCCTCGCCGATTGGACGCTCGATCAGCTTGACGCGCGCAGCGACCTGTTTGCCATGCGCATCGGTCCGACCGGAACTGTTCTCGACGCCCAGGGGTTCGTCTTTTCGGCGACGCCGGCGAGCGAGACCGACCCGAACATTGCCGCGCGCGCGGGCGTGTCCCTGCTGACCGGCTCTGTTCTTGACAACGACTCCCTCCATGCAAATTACTGTATACATTATGAACGGATGGGAGTCGGAGGAAACAGCCGCCCGGTGGCCGCGGCGATGGCCGCTCCGGCCGCAGGCGATGTGCCCATCGACGTCGCATTCAGCTCGGCCGGTTCGAGCGACTCCGATGGAATGATCGCCTTCTACATTTGGGAGTTCGGCGACGGCGCCTCCTCCACGCAGGCGAACCCGACACACACCTATCTGGACGCGGGCCCCTTCGTGGCGACTTTGACGGTGACGGATGACGGCGGAGCGTCGACCACCCAGACGGTCCTCGTCAAGGCGCTCGCCCCCAACCAATTGCCCGTCGCCGTCGCAACGGCGGACACCTACGCCGGCGTTCTGCCGCTCGACGTCGTGTTCTCGGCAGCCGGCTCGTACGATCCCGATGGCTTCATCGGCAACGTGGAGTGGTTGTTCAGTGACGGCGGCACCTACTGGGGAACGACTGCCTATCACACGTTCACCGAGCCGGGGCCGCAGACCGTCACGATGAACTGTTACGACGCGCGCGGCGGCGTGGGCACCACCAGCCTGATCATCAACGCGGCCGGCGTCAACCTGCCGCCGGTAGCGCTCGCCAGCGCCACGCCGGCGTCCGGCAACACGCCTCTGAATGTGCAATTCAGTTCGGCCGGTTCGTACGACGCGGACGGCGCCATCGTGACCTACCAGTGGACCTTCGGCGATTCATCCGGCGACATTTCGAGCGAGCCGAACCCGGTTCACACCTACGCCAACTCCGGCACATACGTCGCGACACTGACCGTGTGGGACGACGACAACGCCGCCACGAGTGACACCGTCACCATCTCCGCGGTCGCGGCGCACCACGTCGAATACGGAGTGAACCTCTCGCTCGGGCCGCATTACATTGAGCATTACGAGCAGGGCGAGCAGCCGGTCGGGCCGATTGAGCACGAAGACCTGATCGTCGACTACGGTCGCGTGGCCGGCGTGGCGAACGTCGGCTTCGGAGTCAACAAGGCGCGCATCGACCTGGCCGGCACGAACCCGGCGAACCCGCTTTACTTCGAGTACGGCTTCGCCACCTCGCGTTACTGGGACGTGCTGCGCTTCGACGCCCCCGCGCTCAACGGCACGCACGGGTTCTTTGAAGTCACGCTTTACGTCGCCGGCTCAGGCTTTGTCAATCTCAGCCCTGAATACCTGACGAACCCCGACACCGAGTTCTACGCGTTCTGGCACGCGGTGATCAATGCGTCCGTGGAAGGCGTCAGCGATCCCTTCGGTAATCCGATTCAATCGGTGTTTTACGCCGGCGAGTGGTACAAGGGCTTCGACTCCACTTCGCTGGACTACTTCGGCGACCCGCTCAACACCTACCAGCAGACGGCGACGATCGAGTTCATCTACGGCGAGCCGATTCTGGTGGATACATTCCTGCAGGTGGACACGCAGTTCGACAACCAGTATGCCCTGGCCGCCGGAACGCTGGACACCGTGATCGATCTCGGCAATTCCAGCTACTGGGGCGGCATCCGCAACCTGCGCGACGCACAGGGGAATCCCGTGAATAATGCGTCGTACTCGTCCAGCTCCGGGTTTGACTATCGTCAATCCGCCGCGCCGCCCGCCCGCGGCGATCTCAATTGCGACGGCAGCGTGGACATCCTCGACATCAACGCGTTCGTCCTCGCCGTCGGAGATGCGGCCGCCTATGCGGCGGCGTATCCACAGTGCGACATCACCGCCGGCGATGTCAATGCGGATGGCGCTGTGGACATTCTGGACATCAACCCGTTCACGGCGCTGCTCAGCGGAAACTGA
- a CDS encoding MurG-like transferase gives MFVSSNDLRPSRTPKRVLAYCHDSVGIGHLRRTLAICERVGRVFPECSFLIATGTPYVPMFNLKAKIDTLKLPALSKEGDGYCSKFLGMSLQRMIQFRQSLLLQATKDLAPDVLLVDKAPLGVCRELLPTLNWLHENRPDVPIVFGMRDVEDDPESTIAQWTHDGVQSALDACFHEIWVYGMQGVFDVVREYRLPGGIAEKTHYAGYVRRDPCDHAPRPRIAGKQVLVTVGGGTDGERLLSTYLEQTAAAVARLGATSTVVGGPDLPPPVAAKLREKAAHIPATHWLDFEPCMGCRIKQSDLIVSMGGYNTMCEVASVRKPMLVIPRVKPRLEQLMRARLWERLGAARCLPPDELTPQVLTQRVMQMLAAEDGPMRHELDMAALEFVEQRFSQFFAEEPSRATAVRV, from the coding sequence GTGTTTGTAAGCTCGAACGACCTGCGACCCTCGCGAACCCCGAAGCGTGTGCTGGCCTACTGCCACGACAGCGTCGGCATCGGGCATCTGCGCCGCACGCTGGCGATCTGCGAGCGTGTCGGGCGCGTTTTTCCGGAGTGTTCCTTCCTGATCGCCACCGGCACGCCTTACGTGCCGATGTTCAATCTCAAGGCGAAAATCGACACGCTGAAGCTGCCGGCGCTTTCCAAAGAGGGCGACGGCTACTGCTCTAAATTCCTGGGCATGTCGCTGCAGCGCATGATTCAGTTTCGCCAGTCGCTGCTGCTCCAGGCCACCAAGGACCTGGCGCCGGACGTGCTGCTGGTGGATAAGGCGCCGCTGGGCGTCTGTCGCGAGCTGCTGCCGACGCTCAACTGGCTGCACGAGAACCGCCCCGACGTGCCGATCGTCTTCGGCATGCGCGACGTGGAGGACGATCCCGAGTCGACCATCGCGCAGTGGACGCACGACGGCGTGCAGAGCGCGCTCGACGCGTGCTTCCACGAAATCTGGGTCTACGGCATGCAGGGCGTGTTCGACGTCGTTCGCGAATACCGGCTGCCCGGCGGAATCGCCGAAAAGACGCACTACGCCGGCTACGTCCGCCGCGATCCCTGCGACCACGCACCGCGGCCGCGCATCGCCGGCAAGCAGGTGCTGGTCACCGTCGGCGGCGGAACGGATGGCGAGCGGCTGCTTTCGACGTACCTGGAGCAGACTGCCGCCGCCGTGGCGCGGCTGGGCGCGACCTCGACCGTCGTCGGCGGGCCGGACCTGCCGCCGCCGGTTGCCGCGAAGCTGCGGGAAAAGGCCGCGCACATTCCCGCAACGCACTGGCTCGACTTTGAACCGTGCATGGGCTGCCGCATCAAGCAGAGCGATCTGATCGTCTCGATGGGCGGCTACAACACGATGTGCGAGGTCGCATCGGTTCGCAAGCCAATGCTGGTCATCCCGCGCGTCAAGCCGCGGCTGGAGCAGCTCATGCGCGCCCGGCTGTGGGAACGGCTCGGCGCAGCCCGCTGCCTGCCGCCGGACGAACTGACCCCGCAGGTGCTGACGCAGCGCGTTATGCAGATGCTGGCCGCAGAGGACGGACCGATGCGTCACGAACTGGATATGGCCGCGCTCGAGTTCGTCGAGCAGCGGTTCTCGCAATTCTTCGCCGAGGAGCCGAGCCGTGCGACTGCTGTACGTGTGTAA
- the kanF gene encoding 2-deoxystreptamine glucosyltransferase encodes MRLLYVCNDFGIPPDGTKGPSIHLRSITAALAAAGCEVRLLSPKAGPGPGHPVVRLLPPGCPPADESARLLRDYMTPRGLGDALAREIRPLLYNAWALDEARRALADRPVDVVLERLSLFSHLGLDLAEALDVPLVVEVNAILTDEARRYRALQRIELAETIERRVLERAAALLVVSRQLADQLAQRGVERDKIVVIPNGADVEHFDAAPPPDACRAALGLAGRFVVGFVGSLKVWHGADVLVEAFAKLHAVDSAARLLIVGAGPQEPSLRTQAAELSLGESAVFTGAVSHEQVPAMVRAMDVAVAPYVSIEGFCFSPIKLFEYMAAGACVVASRIGQIDEVVEHARNGLLCSPGNATHLFGALDLLRTSPNLRRRLAECGRETVRTKFTWAHTARRVLDVIGPLVAARAAASSFQAATS; translated from the coding sequence GTGCGACTGCTGTACGTGTGTAACGACTTCGGCATTCCGCCGGACGGGACCAAGGGGCCGTCGATCCACCTTCGGTCGATCACGGCGGCGCTGGCCGCCGCCGGTTGCGAGGTTCGGCTGCTGAGTCCCAAAGCCGGCCCCGGTCCGGGTCATCCGGTCGTTCGGCTGCTGCCGCCGGGCTGTCCGCCCGCGGATGAATCGGCGCGCCTGCTGCGCGACTACATGACGCCGCGCGGGCTCGGCGATGCGCTGGCGCGCGAAATTCGCCCGCTGCTGTACAACGCCTGGGCCCTGGACGAGGCGCGGCGGGCGCTGGCGGATCGCCCGGTGGATGTCGTGCTTGAGCGGCTCTCGCTCTTTTCGCACCTGGGGCTGGACCTGGCCGAGGCGCTGGACGTGCCGCTGGTCGTGGAAGTGAACGCGATCCTGACGGACGAAGCGCGCCGCTACCGCGCGCTGCAACGAATCGAACTGGCCGAGACGATTGAGAGGCGCGTGCTTGAGCGGGCGGCGGCGCTGCTGGTCGTCAGCCGGCAATTGGCCGATCAGCTCGCGCAGCGCGGCGTGGAGCGCGACAAGATCGTAGTGATTCCGAACGGCGCGGACGTTGAGCACTTCGACGCCGCGCCGCCTCCGGATGCGTGTCGGGCGGCGCTCGGGCTGGCCGGGCGGTTCGTGGTCGGTTTCGTCGGCAGCCTGAAGGTGTGGCACGGCGCGGACGTGCTGGTCGAGGCGTTCGCGAAGCTGCATGCCGTCGATTCAGCGGCGCGGCTGCTGATCGTCGGCGCCGGCCCGCAGGAGCCGTCGCTGCGGACGCAGGCGGCCGAGCTGAGCCTGGGCGAATCCGCCGTCTTCACCGGAGCGGTTTCGCACGAGCAGGTGCCGGCGATGGTGCGGGCGATGGACGTGGCCGTCGCGCCGTACGTTTCGATCGAGGGATTCTGCTTCTCGCCGATCAAGCTGTTCGAGTACATGGCCGCCGGGGCGTGCGTCGTTGCGTCGCGGATCGGACAGATTGACGAGGTCGTTGAGCACGCGCGAAACGGGCTGCTGTGCAGTCCCGGGAATGCGACCCATCTCTTCGGTGCGCTGGACCTGTTGCGGACCTCCCCGAACCTGCGGCGACGGCTGGCGGAGTGCGGCCGCGAGACGGTGCGGACGAAATTCACCTGGGCGCACACCGCGCGGCGCGTGCTGGACGTGATCGGGCCGCTCGTCGCCGCGCGGGCGGCGGCGTCGTCCTTTCAGGCGGCGACGTCATGA
- the glgA gene encoding Capsular glucan synthase gives MSGETRGQPAARGGRVGYFLRMYPRFSQTFIVNEMLELERQGVDLRILAQKKPDDGMFHESVTRVRAKAGYLPETLTGCLAKTWTFFRERFGKGAPAYGAAWRACVLRRQAGLVDFLQAALLVRWARKHKVGHVHVHFGTGEATVAMLARLMGGPSYSLTLHAFDIFRDNVDRRLLAAKINHSRFTVTVCHENRRWMIENLPGVVAERIRVNYNGIDLERFAPAGDGIRRANSADSEVGRYVENSADSEVGRYVENSADSEVGRYVENSADSEVGRYVENSAVLGAGPDAASPSLLGVGRLIEKKGFIDLVRAAGLLRDRGTPVQVRIIGDGPEEAALKCEIERLGLEQHVKLLGPLQQDAVRSQMQQATCFVLPCIRAADGNVDALPTVLLEAMACGCPSISTAIGGVPEIIEDGVSGRVVEPGRPVLLADAIQSVVRDAEIAERYSLAGRRRVERMFDVRRNVATMRAWLTGSAEPAEASAVETQAPSTVAADAVRGA, from the coding sequence ATGAGCGGCGAAACGCGCGGCCAACCAGCGGCCAGGGGCGGCCGCGTGGGCTACTTCCTGCGGATGTACCCGCGCTTCAGCCAGACGTTTATTGTGAACGAGATGCTCGAGCTGGAGCGGCAAGGGGTTGATCTTCGCATCCTGGCGCAGAAGAAGCCCGACGACGGCATGTTTCACGAGTCGGTGACGCGCGTCCGCGCCAAGGCGGGATACCTGCCCGAAACGCTGACCGGCTGCCTGGCGAAGACGTGGACCTTCTTTCGCGAGCGCTTCGGCAAGGGCGCGCCGGCGTACGGCGCGGCATGGCGAGCGTGCGTGCTGCGGCGGCAAGCCGGGCTGGTGGACTTTCTTCAGGCGGCGCTGCTGGTCCGCTGGGCCCGCAAGCACAAGGTCGGCCACGTGCACGTGCATTTCGGCACCGGCGAAGCGACCGTCGCCATGCTGGCACGGCTGATGGGCGGGCCGAGCTACAGCCTGACGCTGCATGCGTTCGACATCTTTCGCGACAACGTCGATCGGCGGCTGCTGGCGGCGAAGATCAACCACTCGCGGTTCACGGTCACCGTGTGTCATGAGAATCGGCGCTGGATGATTGAGAACCTCCCGGGCGTCGTCGCGGAGCGCATTCGCGTCAACTACAACGGGATTGACCTGGAACGGTTCGCGCCCGCCGGCGACGGGATCCGCCGCGCAAACTCGGCCGACTCGGAGGTCGGCCGCTACGTGGAGAACTCGGCCGACTCGGAGGTCGGCCGCTACGTGGAGAACTCGGCCGACTCGGAGGTCGGCCGCTACGTGGAGAACTCGGCCGACTCGGAGGTCGGCCGCTACGTGGAGAACTCGGCCGTGTTGGGGGCCGGCCCTGACGCCGCGAGCCCTTCGCTGCTGGGCGTCGGGCGATTGATTGAGAAGAAGGGGTTCATCGATCTGGTTCGCGCGGCGGGACTGCTGCGCGATCGCGGAACGCCCGTACAAGTTCGGATCATCGGCGACGGCCCGGAAGAGGCGGCGCTGAAATGCGAGATCGAGCGCCTCGGCCTCGAGCAGCACGTGAAGCTGCTCGGCCCGCTTCAGCAGGACGCCGTCCGGAGCCAGATGCAGCAGGCGACCTGCTTCGTGCTGCCCTGCATCCGGGCCGCCGACGGCAATGTGGACGCGCTGCCGACGGTTCTACTGGAAGCGATGGCCTGCGGCTGCCCGTCGATCAGCACCGCGATCGGGGGCGTGCCGGAGATCATCGAGGACGGCGTGAGCGGGCGCGTGGTCGAGCCGGGACGGCCGGTGCTGCTGGCCGACGCGATTCAGTCGGTCGTGCGCGATGCGGAAATCGCCGAGCGATACTCGCTCGCCGGGCGCCGCCGCGTCGAGCGGATGTTCGACGTGCGCAGGAACGTCGCGACGATGCGCGCGTGGCTGACGGGGTCGGCCGAGCCGGCCGAAGCGTCCGCCGTCGAAACCCAGGCGCCGTCCACGGTGGCC